In Rattus norvegicus strain BN/NHsdMcwi chromosome 1, GRCr8, whole genome shotgun sequence, a genomic segment contains:
- the Dppa3l3 gene encoding developmental pluripotency-associated protein 3-like: MDEPSQKVDPVVYPETQMIDLRGKVERTHPNDSETLQPETLVKVMKKLTLNPSAKWPKYHRHHSLRHRVQNQPVENRSERIMREVQSAFPKRRVHTLLSSVLKEPVARMRRFVRIEQRQRQLEGNENRDEPFRCLCTFCHYQRWDPSENAKIGQNQKN, translated from the coding sequence ATGGACGAGCCATCACAGAAAGTTGACCCAGTTGTGTATCCAGAAACTCAGATGATAGATCTCAGAGGAAAGGTGGAGAGGACTCACCCCAATGATTCAGAAACCCTACAACCAGAAACACTAGTAAAGGTCATGAAAAAGCTAACCCTGAACCCCAGTGCCAAGTGGCCAAAATATCATCGTCATCACAGCCTTCGTCACCGGGTTCAGAACCAGCCTGTGGAGAACAGAAGTGAAAGAATCATGAGGGAAGTTCAAAGCGCCTTTCCCAAGAGAAGGGTCCACACATTGTTGTCGTCGGTGCTGAAAGAACCTGTAGCAAGGATGAGAAGATTTGTTCGGATtgagcagagacaaagacagcttgaaggaaATGAGAACAGAGATGAGCCATTTAGATGTCTCTGCACTTTCTGCCATTATCAGAGATGGGATCCGTCTGAGAATGCTAAAATCGGGCAGAACCAGAAGAATTAG